Genomic DNA from Podospora pseudoanserina strain CBS 124.78 chromosome 4, whole genome shotgun sequence:
GGTTAGGagatgaggttggggaagcAATTGGGCTGTATTGTTTTTTGGATGGGATGTTCTCAAGAAGTACCTTTTTTCCATTGGGGGCCAGGCTTGAACACGTGCTAGGTGAAAAAGCCCAGAGCGATGGATATAAGagaggtggtgttgctgagggAGGGTGGTCCGAGCGCTGATGCCCACCGAGCTGAATGCGCTGTCGGTCAGAGCAACACAGCCCTGTTGTGCCCAGCCGTGGGTATTAATGAGGCTCTAGAGCAAAACTGCCATCATACAGGTTCCAGTCAGTCGCCAAGGTGGGATCCATCATCCACGGTAGCGTTGTAGGGTTCATCCAGATGCGCCTGACTCGGTAGCGAAAGCCCAAGGGCGTAGACATCGCGAAGTATCCCGTCAACATTCGGTGATGCTGACATCCATATTGCACGCTTGGTAGGGCTCGATACCGAAATGGCAAAGACTTGACTTCCAAGATCCCGTGGCTGGTGTTTGTTTACAAAGCGATTGCTGAAGACGTGATAATCGACGAGGTAGCCCgatgaagaaaaggaagatgtGTGGTTGAGCAAGGCGGCCCAAGCGCTGGTGCCTGAACACACTCAGGTCGGTTGAAGGGGCAGGACAGCAACACAGCCCCGTTTTCTGTTCTGCCATATTTGGCTCCCTGTTTATTTAGAGCCTCAACAGACACAACTTCTCTCATCAAATCATTGCCGTCATGTCACCAGTACCAGTCGGAAGCCTCTGTCAGTACTGCAAGGGCATCAATGTGGAAACTATCAGCCAACCTGGTGGACATGCACATGCCCATAGTCTGGCAGTTATTCAGCAGAGCGTCCAACAAGGCTGCGCGCTTTGTGGTTGGTTCGTAACACTCACTTGGAGCAGAGAAATCAACAACGAAATGCGCGAAGTTGAACCGCCTACTTCTGCAGGAAGACAGTCCACAGATCGCTTCCATGTGCGACCCGTTGGGCCCGGATATCTTGGTCAAAGTCACATTTGTTTGACCGACGAGACAGGGGAGTATCAAACCACAGGCCTCGAGGTGTGTCGTCTTGGGGGTATGTGTCTGACGACCATGTTGTTCTTGAATGGAAACACAGTGCTGACCACAGCTACAGGTGACTTAGCTCCTGATGACTGTCCAATTCCAGTCTGCAGAGCCCTGTCAGAAACTGCCTCACCAGAAACACAAGAAACAGCTCTGTCTTGGTTGAAGCAGTGTGAAGTCGAACATGACTGCAACAACTTGTCGATACCTGGGCCCAACAACACCTATGTTTTGCCCGGTCGATTGGTAGACCTGCGGTCGTTCACACCCACGACTCCGATCATACGATTGGTGGAAACTTTTGCTCTTCCTGGAAATATTACCAACACGCCTGGCTTCTACAGCACACTCAGCTACTGCTGGGGCATCTCTCCCTTCTACAACACCACATcagccaacctcacctcctcactCACCCAGATCCCCTTCAACATCCTTCCTCAAACCTTCAAGGACGCGTTTTTGATCACCACGCAACTTGGCACTCCCTTCATCTGGATCGACGCCCTCTGTATCATCCAAAACTCTCTGCATGACTGGGAGATTGAGTCGGCCAAGATGCCCTACATTTACTCCCTTTCCAGGTTCTGCATCGCTGCTGATGCCACTGCCGTCGCTGAAGGCGGCTGCTTCAACAGCCACAACCACTCCCCTCAGCATCCCCGTCGAAAGGAAGCCGCACCTCTGATTATCCCATCCATACTTGCATCTACCTCGCAAATCAGTCGTCTGTATATCTACCCCCGGCATCACCATtccaccaactcccaagCCCCCATTTCCGAcgcccccatctccaccagaGGTTGGTGCTTCCAAGAGCGATTCCTTTCCCCTAGAACACTCCATTACACCTCGGAGCAACTCTACTGGGAATGCCGCCAGGACTTCAAGTCTGAGGACCTCATCAACAATACCCAAGGCCAGCCATGGGGCACCATGCCGGGCGCGCTTGCCCAACTATACGACCCTACGTTTCGCCCCGAGCACGTCGTGAGAACGTGGTACAAGTCTATCGTGGCGCCTTACAGCCGGAGGAGTCTGATGAAAGAAACTGATCGACTCCCTGCCATTGGAGGGGTGGCCAGGGTGTACGCTCACCTGCTCTCCCAAGCGGAGAAGCGGATCAGGAACGCGGAGACACAAACCTGggttgaggggtgggtggagCGTCTGAAGGTGAAGCAATATGATCTGGTCGAGAATAGCACGTACATTGCCGGGATATGGGGTCATCAAATTGGTCATGGGCtaagctggaggagaaggaaggggacAAAGAAACCTGTGGCAGGGCATGGGCGGAAGAGGACCAACACGTTTAGCTGGGTATCTGTTGATGGGCCGGTGGAGCATTTCTATGGATATATTGAGGCGACCAGGCTGGTGAAGTGGAATGTGCCGCTACTGAACCCTCTTGATCCCTTTGGTGGAGTGGGCGAGTGCGAGATCACGTTGGAGGGGAACGTTATCGAGGGGAAACTGGGGTATTATCATCATGGTGATGCTAATGCAGGAGAGTGGCGGGTGTTTGTTGATATACCACCGGACGGCGAGCTTGACCATGGGACAGTGGACATCGGTAGCGTGGACATTGACGAAGAAACAGATGAGTTGGCTGACGTCAAAGCTTCCAATGGGTTGGTAGTCCGGGATGTTTGGATCCTAGCAACCTCTATGCGCAACACACTAGACGTTTATGCTCTAGTTCTTGTACAAACTGTGGAAGACGATGGCAAGGTCAGATACCAGAGGTTGGGACTTTTGTGGATCAAGTCTCCGGGCCGGATGCCAGTGGCTGGCCGAGCTCCGAGACATACATATAGAGGGGTGACTTGCCGGAATACCTGTCCGCTGTGCTCTTCCATGGTCGACTCTCACGGGAAAGAGTTTCACTACAAGACGCTGGCGTTGTTGCAAATGAACCGTGACGAGGCTTTTCAGCAGATTGTCATTGTGTAGAATACTACCGCGCATAGACAAAACTAAAGTGGTCGAGAGCCGTATTGACTATCTTGTTCCTGGGTCATCTCATCCGACTCAGATTGCCTCCATGTAGCTTGTCAGGAAGAAAAGGTGACAGTCACTTGGGCATAGCCTGACAAGGAGCACTCATACAGTTGTATCCAGCTTCCAAGCTGTGAACGCGATATGCAAAAAGATGCGAACAGAAGACAAGGCTACCTAGATGCAATGCAACCCACCTTTTGACAAAGATACCCAACTCGGACTTTTTCGCGTTCGGTCCGAGTGGCTGGAGCTGTCCTGTAATGCTACCAGACCCAGGTTCCGGAGTTCTTTATTCTGAATACTCAAGCCTGATATAGCTTCATTAGACAAACCTGTTGATCAGTTCAGTTGAGCGTTGCCATGATTTCCTTTTCCATGCAGTGTTGGGCGTAATCTGGCTTATCCTGCACCATTTTCAAGGCCGCGAAGTCCTCCTCATGTATATGCACACCTCAGCAGCGGTTTTCTTCCAGGGGCTGAGCCAATGAACAACCACGCAATTTCCAAGCTCGGGTTAGTCCACCCATTACTCCCACCTCACCAATTTTTTGGATGTCTGTGACCAGAAGAATATGGCAGAGTTCTCCACAAATCATTGGATATTTGGCGATCTTTGTGACCTCTTGGCGAAAACACAGTCATTCGTGGCTGGCTGAAATGGATAACAAGAAGGTCGGGTATTTGAACGTGCGTCTCGGGCTCAAAACCTGAACCGACTGAGCGCGAAATGCGTGATGAACCACCTACCTACTGAAGCGAGGAAGAGAATGTGGACTTGAACGCCCAACCACAgccccaccatccatcctaccttacctactcATCCCATATGTGGAACAAAGAACCCATTGCAGTAAAGCGTTAATTGAAGTCTTATGAAAGAAAATCAGACTGTTCAAACAACATGAAGTGTAGGTAGGAAAGTCGTCACATATACACCGAGCACTGGGGAAGGCCGTAGGCCTTCGGGGTTCTCCGCAGGGCGCAGCATTACCCAGAAATCTATATCCCTTTTCATTCCACGTTGTGAGCCGCTAAGATGAGCTCTTCGTGCACATAATATTGGTGAGACCTGGACAGCTGAACCGCGCTCTAGTGAGCTCGGCAGGGCCTAGACCAAGGGGACCAACCCCACTTTTCCAGACCATGTATCAATATTTTGTTATCCACTGGATGAAGGCCACGCTCGACAGAAGTTCCGTTATCCGTTGAGGCCCAACGAGTGTCCTTTGACACCTCGGAATTTTCATGATCAAATTGGATTCCATAACAAGTTGGAGATTGTCCGCTGTACGGTTCGGTTTCAGATTGATAGGTATCTTTGATGGCCGGAAGCAGTACCTCGGTAGGTACTTAAGGTGTTAATACCCCGTGTTCTCTTTCTGGgtttctccctctctccaaGGTAGCATGGCCTGCCTATTTCTGCCTCATGAATCACCTTGAGTATACATTCCAAGCACAGAATCACCTTCACAGAATTCCCCTCACATACCCAATATCCAGTATTCAGCCGCCATGTCCCAACACTCTCATCCGCCCTCGACCAGCTCCTGGCACCGAAGCGTTGACGAGCGCCTCTGTCTCATTGCAGACGGGCTTTCCGATTACGATGACACCCCGAGAAACAGTCTCCCTACCAAAGATAGTACCCCTCTTGGACAGAAGCTTCCCggtcttggcctcctcctcagagaCTATCTTGACCCAGACGTCACTGTTAAGTCAACAGACTTCCACAAGCGGCTGCTTTGTGTCTTTCGCGAATCCAAGTACGACTCTGCCTACGAGAAATGCTTGGAGCGACTGAATGCGGATGAAAGAGACCGCGTGGAAAAGTTCGTCGCGGATGACAAGCCTCTTGAAGAGGTGTCGGATGGTTTCGACATGAGCGTCAGTCTGGGTGTTCGTGAGCACCTTCAAGACCTTACGGGAGTCTCTGGCTTCCACGTTTCGTCCAGTGGAGTTCAAGCAGTGCGGTTTCCTGCAGCCACTGGGGCCAACGACAGCGAGAGCGTTCATCTAGAAGCCCGTTCGTTTACTCCAGTGGACGTTGATGGCCTTACTGGAGACGACACTCTCGATGCTTTACACAAGAACGGCCGCCTCCACAACTTTATCCGGAAACTCAAGGATATGTTCTCTGGTCACAAAAAGGAGAGCAACGTCATAGTAGGCCTGCCTCTATCACCTTGACAGAGATACACAAGGCTAACCATCGGTTCCAGGTCTACGAAAACGTGCCCTTCAAAAACTGGGGCATGGTCGTCGACTACATACCCCACTACACCTGCATCCCCTCCTCTGTCGCCGGTGTCCAGCACATTGTCAGATTTGCACGCGATCACGACATGTCTGTCCGCTGTGCGGGCTTCCGCCACTCCTGGGCGCCCATCTTTGGCCGCCAGGGGCAAATCAccatctctcttctctccctgGCGGAGGCTACCAGAATTCCTAATTTCACCGCCATGTCCAAAGCCCTGCCGGAGTGGCTGTTTCGCAAGACCGAGCTGCAAACGCTGGAAGTAGTCTCTGGCACGCCACGAGTCAAAGGCAATGTGCTTGTCAGAATTGGCGCCAGCGCGACAAATGAGCAGCTGAGGCGGTGGTGCATCGAGAATAATAAGTACTCGTACCCGCTTAATGTGATTATGGTGGAGATGACGGTCGGGGGGACGAATGCACCTATTTGTCACGGGGCTGGGAGAAGACATCAGACTTTGAGTGACCTGGTCAGGAAGGTGGAATACGTCGACTGCAACGGGAAGCTTCAAACTGTCGATGACCCGAGACTTCTccgggcggcggcggggtgCTTTGGTCTCATGGGTGTCGTAACCCATCTCACGCTGGAGTTTGAACCCATGAGCTACGCGCTGATGAAGCCGGAGAAGATCCCTGTTTTGAGGGCTGTTCCTCCGCCGGATGATATGGCTATGGATAAGATTCCCCCTGCTTTGAGACTGCCGAACTGGGCGCCGGAGCAGAGGGCGGCCGACATCAAGAGGTTTGAAGAGCTGGCGACGAATGGGTTCTACTCGGAGTGGTTCTGGTTTCCGTACTCGGATTTGTGCTGGGTTAACTGCTGGGATGCGACTGCTGATCCATCCGGAACTGAGGATTACCCCTCGAATGCGCAGACGTTCTTCATGTTCATCAGCCAGTTCACGATGAATGTGTTGCAAAATGCAAAGATATTGAACGAGCTGGTCGAGAAGTTGCATATGGACGAGGCAGCGGTGACGCTCATCTCCAAAGCGGCAATGTTTACTCTTCCGGCTTGGGACGAGCCGGTCAAGACCTACCTGCCGGATGCGTTGCACTTCCAGAGAGGGATTCAGAACGTCAGAGTGTTGGatgtggaggttgagattcCGCTTCAACCATCGGAAACTGATCCCTCGAAGCCTGACTATGCGGTTGTAAGAAGGGCGTGGTGGGATGCTATTTTGACCTGTTATGCCCACAGCAGTAAGGGGTGCCCGCAGAGGATGCCGCTCGAAATGAGGATCATGGGGGGCAGTGATATCGTCATGGCCCCTCAGAAGGGGAACAAGCTGGGAACGTGTGCCATTGAGGTGCTGACGCTGGAGGCGGCGAAGAATTTCTGGGTGCCCTATGcggaagaggtggttgggaagTGGTTGTCCTACTGTGAtaggggagggaagaagatcAACACGAGACCTCACTGGGCAAAGCAGTGGGATGTGATCAATGTTGACGGGAAGCCCTGGGTGGAGAAGATGAAGGCAGAGGATTACAggttggaaaaggaggagttTAAGGAGCTGTTGGCTGAGATTGGAAGGAAGCATGGCTGGTCATTGCAGGacttgaagaggaggttttcGAACGAATTTTTTGATGCCTTTTACTTTGATAACATTTAGAACTGGGGAGATGAAGACGCATGCAATGGAGGGTTATTCATTTTCTTTGAAGGGCTGTCGCCCCTCATCGTTCACCCCTTGCATTCTAGACTCATTCGCacgcccatcatcatgaaaGGTCCAGCAGAGCTCAAgtgaaggggttggaagATGGTCCAGTTTCCCTTCCATTAGCGCCTCGAGATCTCAGGCAATAAAAATGCAAAACAAGTGTACGAAAGATGATGATCAGGTTACTGCTAGCTGAGCCCTGCCTTCACTATGCTGGCGGATTGGTTGACTCGTACAATCCTAGTATGTCGTGAGGCATGATTGTGGTGGAAGCATGAAGCCGACGTCAGCACGATGGCGAATCGGGCAGTTGTAAACAGGCTAGAGGCCAAGGTGGGCATTCTTGCCATTTATCATCTCAGAATAGAGTGGGATCGCGTTGAAGGTCCCTGAGCTGACATGATTACTAAAGTAAGAGCTAGCTATGATCGTCTTACACATCATCAAACCTCCGGCGAAGATCCAGTTTCTGTGAAGAGACCTGAATGGTCTTGAATGGAATGATAAAACTATCGAGAAAGGTATATATACCTTTCCCCTCGCTCACTTTCCCTCCCATTTTTTGtcaccctcaacccatcaAACATCATCCTCTTGTCAAGTTCTGGCCGCAGCACGCGTAGTACTTGAGAATGgtctccttcaccaccctcttctccgccagccTTGGTCTCATTGCTCTTGCCAACCCCGTTGCCGCCCTCTGCAAGCCCGCTATCGGCATCCAGGTCTTCAGGGACGACTGGGCTTACACCATCCCCTGCGGCAGAAACGATTGTAACGCCCCCgaaaccaccatcaccatctaCCACAATGACCGCACGACCACCAGCAAGACATTCCCTGGTTCGATATCCTTTGGCTTCAAGGAGTCCCCCCAGGCCCAAGTGTACGAGTGGGACTTTTACGGCAAATACCGCGATGACCCCGGCCTGGGATTCCACGTTTATGGCACCAGATGTCCAACCTTGCCTAGCAACCAGGGCTTTGGATGCTTCGAACAGGCTTTGAAGATCGAGAGAGGATACCTTCCCAAGGCTACCTGGGCCAAGTTCAAGTGTGGCACGACCTGGTAATCGCACGCGAGGATGCCGAATGGGGTGGCAATGGATGCAAGCATCCTCTTGATCGAGATGATTCTCGGCATTACGATCCTGGGGGCAGGGATATCAGCAACAATCCGGTCTTACTTCAGGAAAGATATCGGGGTCATTGTTTACTTTGGGGATGGctttcaggggctcaggggttcAAACATCTTGTGCGCGCCGACCTGTCATGATCAATCATACATAGATACAACTCAAATCGGACTACACTGTCTAGAAACTTCCTTTCTACCCCGTAATTTTGGCCTCACTGAAGGGCGCTGGAGGTGACCTACCCTCTGCTGCCATTAAACAAGTCATCCTAACCTCTTCAGAATTCGTCATCATGGATTCCCATCACGCGTCCGCGTCTCGTATCCGCCATCCGGTCCAAGTTTTTCCCATCCCTGTCACGTCACAATCGTTAGCGCCTCATGAGCATTGCTCCCCtgcctccatcaccaaatCTCATTGGGCGCCCCACGAATTCTCGGTGGCTTGGCTCGCCCATTCGTCCCGACTCGACTCGATCAGGTTTCATTTGCTCGACTACCGTTGCGATCCCTTTCACGACAGTCAACACCATGatggcttttttttgttgcatGAATCCCACCTTCTTCGCGCCCTTCCATGATCGCCACTAACCGCTCACTCATTGCTGTTCGTTACCAGCCCATCGGGACACCATTCGTACTTTCTTTCCCCCTGGTTTGCTCTAGAGAATGCCGACCTGGCCGTGGGCGCAAAGATGGCGTGGACAGAACGGGGTGTTGCGCTCTTTGCGTGTGCCACTACCATGGTCGTACTAGCTGCCACAGCCGTCGTCCTTCGCTTCATCTCACGCGGCTATGTCCTTCGTAGGCTAGGCTTAACAGACTGTTGTATCCTTATCACGTTAc
This window encodes:
- a CDS encoding hypothetical protein (COG:S; EggNog:ENOG503PC2H); amino-acid sequence: MSPVPVGSLCQYCKGINVETISQPGGHAHAHSLAVIQQSVQQGCALCGWFVTLTWSREINNEMREVEPPTSAGRQSTDRFHVRPVGPGYLGQSHICLTDETGEYQTTGLEVCRLGGDLAPDDCPIPVCRALSETASPETQETALSWLKQCEVEHDCNNLSIPGPNNTYVLPGRLVDLRSFTPTTPIIRLVETFALPGNITNTPGFYSTLSYCWGISPFYNTTSANLTSSLTQIPFNILPQTFKDAFLITTQLGTPFIWIDALCIIQNSLHDWEIESAKMPYIYSLSRFCIAADATAVAEGGCFNSHNHSPQHPRRKEAAPLIIPSILASTSQISRLYIYPRHHHSTNSQAPISDAPISTRGWCFQERFLSPRTLHYTSEQLYWECRQDFKSEDLINNTQGQPWGTMPGALAQLYDPTFRPEHVVRTWYKSIVAPYSRRSLMKETDRLPAIGGVARVYAHLLSQAEKRIRNAETQTWVEGWVERLKVKQYDLVENSTYIAGIWGHQIGHGLSWRRRKGTKKPVAGHGRKRTNTFSWVSVDGPVEHFYGYIEATRLVKWNVPLLNPLDPFGGVGECEITLEGNVIEGKLGYYHHGDANAGEWRVFVDIPPDGELDHGTVDIGSVDIDEETDELADVKASNGLVVRDVWILATSMRNTLDVYALVLVQTVEDDGKVRYQRLGLLWIKSPGRMPVAGRAPRHTYRGVTCRNTCPLCSSMVDSHGKEFHYKTLALLQMNRDEAFQQIVIV
- a CDS encoding hypothetical protein (EggNog:ENOG503NZW1), which produces MSQHSHPPSTSSWHRSVDERLCLIADGLSDYDDTPRNSLPTKDSTPLGQKLPGLGLLLRDYLDPDVTVKSTDFHKRLLCVFRESKYDSAYEKCLERLNADERDRVEKFVADDKPLEEVSDGFDMSVSLGVREHLQDLTGVSGFHVSSSGVQAVRFPAATGANDSESVHLEARSFTPVDVDGLTGDDTLDALHKNGRLHNFIRKLKDMFSGHKKESNVIVYENVPFKNWGMVVDYIPHYTCIPSSVAGVQHIVRFARDHDMSVRCAGFRHSWAPIFGRQGQITISLLSLAEATRIPNFTAMSKALPEWLFRKTELQTLEVVSGTPRVKGNVLVRIGASATNEQLRRWCIENNKYSYPLNVIMVEMTVGGTNAPICHGAGRRHQTLSDLVRKVEYVDCNGKLQTVDDPRLLRAAAGCFGLMGVVTHLTLEFEPMSYALMKPEKIPVLRAVPPPDDMAMDKIPPALRLPNWAPEQRAADIKRFEELATNGFYSEWFWFPYSDLCWVNCWDATADPSGTEDYPSNAQTFFMFISQFTMNVLQNAKILNELVEKLHMDEAAVTLISKAAMFTLPAWDEPVKTYLPDALHFQRGIQNVRVLDVEVEIPLQPSETDPSKPDYAVVRRAWWDAILTCYAHSSKGCPQRMPLEMRIMGGSDIVMAPQKGNKLGTCAIEVLTLEAAKNFWVPYAEEVVGKWLSYCDRGGKKINTRPHWAKQWDVINVDGKPWVEKMKAEDYRLEKEEFKELLAEIGRKHGWSLQDLKRRFSNEFFDAFYFDNI